The Mus musculus strain C57BL/6J chromosome 2, GRCm38.p6 C57BL/6J genome has a window encoding:
- the Olfr1115 gene encoding olfactory receptor 1115, whose translation MQSKYVNLQRANKFKITDTNLSVPIEFVLLGFSDIPQLHWFLFGIFFFIYMSILLGNGLIILITRVEPTLQTPMYFFISNLSFLEICYVSVTLPRMLMDLFTLKGNISFLACATQMCLFLILGGTECFLLAVMSYDRYVAICNPLHYPIVMSSKVCTQLVVGSWVIGVPIQVGQTYQILSLPFCESNQINHFFCDMPPLLRLACGNIFVNELVVFIFVVLIVTIPFMLILASYSRIISTILKLPSKTGRTKAFSTCSSHLIVVFLFYGSASITYLKPKSNKYEETDKLLSVFYTILTPMFNPLIYSLRNKDVTGALKKLFTRLLAL comes from the coding sequence ATGCAATCCAAATATGTGAACCTACAAAGagcaaacaaatttaaaatcacAGACACAAATCTTAGTGTACCTATAGAATTTGTTCTCTTGGGATTTTCTGATATTCCCCAATTGCACTGGTTTCTCTTTGGAATCTTCTTCTTCATCTACATGTCTATCCTTCTGGGAAATGGCCTCATCATTTTAATCACAAGAGTTGAACCCACTCTGCAAACCCCCATGTACTTTTTCATCAGCAACCTTTCTTTCCTAGAAATTTGTTATGTTTCTGTCACTCTTCCTAGAATGCTTATGGATCTCTTCACACTGAAaggaaatatttcctttcttGCCTGTGCTACACAAATGTGTTTATTCCTTATCCTGGGTGGCACTGAATGCTTCCTCCTGGCTGTGAtgtcctatgaccgctatgtaGCCATCTGCAACCCTCTGCACTATCCTATAGTCATGAGTTCCAAGGTGTGTACCCAGTTAGTGGTTGGTTCCTGGGTCATTGGTGTTCCCATTCAGGTGGGGCAGACATATCAGATTTTGTCTCTGCCCTTCTGTGAATCTAACCAAATTAACCATTTCTTCTGTGACATGCCTCCACTACTCAGATTGGCATGTGGGAACATCTTTGTGAATGAACTTGTggtctttatttttgttgtattgATTGTCACTATCCCATTCATGTTAATACTTGCATCTTACAGCAGGATCATCTCAACTATCTTGAAGTTGCCATCAAAGACAGGAAGGACAAAAGCCTTTTCTACCTGCTCTTCCCACCTTATAGTTGTGTTTTTATTCTATGGATCAGCTAGTATCACCTATTTAAAACCTAAGTCTAATAAGTATGAGGAGACAGACAAACTTCTCTCTGTGTTTTATACCATTTTGACCCCAATGTTCAATCCCTTGATATATAGCCTGAGGAACAAGGATGTCACAGGGGCTCTGAAAAAATTATTTACCAGATTGTTAGCATTGTGA
- the Olfr1116 gene encoding olfactory receptor 1116, translated as MEFILLGFSNVPHLQWVLFMVFLFMYMTILLCNSIIIVLAKTDPALQTPMYFFLSNFSFLEICYVTATIPRMLMDLYTLKGNISVFACATQMYFVLTLGGTECLLLAAMAYDRYVAICHPLQYSLLMKNKVCLQLVAASWISGIPVEIGQTYQIFSLHFCASNRIDHFFCDIPPLLKLACGDTFMNTVAVYVVAVLFVMVPFLLIIVSYIKIICNIMKLSSAKGMAKAFSTCSSHLIVVILFYGTASITYLQPKQSQSEGMGKMLSLFYTILIPALNPIIYSLRNKDIMMALRKLHSKLLIWWENLK; from the coding sequence ATGGAATTCATTCTTCTTGGGTTTTCTAATGTTCCTCATTTGCAGTGGGTGCTGTTTatggtatttttgtttatgtatatgacaATTCTGTTGTGCAACAGCATTATAATAGTGTTAGCAAAAACTGACCCTGCTCTCCAGACTCCTATGTATTTTTTCCTTAGcaacttttcttttttggaaatcTGTTATGTAACAGCTACTATTCCAAGAATGCTTATGGATTTATATACCctaaaaggaaacatttctgtgtttgcctgtgCAACACAAATGTATTTTGTCCTTACGTTGGGAGGCACAGAGTGCCTCTTGCTAGCAGCTATGGCCTATGATCGTTATGTGGCTATCTGCCACCCTCTCCAATATTCTTTACTTATGAAGAATAAAGTGTGTTTACAGCTGGTAGCTGCCTCCTGGATCAGTGGGATTCCAGTAGAAATTGGGCAGACCTACCAGATATTCTCCCTTCACTTTTGTGCTTCTAACAGAATAGATCACTTTTTCTGTGACATTCCCCCACTTCTCAAGCTTGCTTGTGGTGACACCTTTATGAATACAGTTGCAGTCTATGTTGTTGCAGTGTTGTTTGTTATGGTTCCATTTCTGCTAATCATTGTCTCCTACATCAAGATTATCTGCAACATTATGAAACTATCTTCAGCCAAAGGGATGGCCAAGGCTTTTTCCACCTGCTCGTCTCACCTGATAGTTGTAATCTTGTTCTATGGAACAGCAAGCATTACTTACTTACAGCCCAAACAAAGTCAGTCAGAAGGAATGGGGAAGATGCTGTCTCTTTTCTACACCATTTTGATCCCAGCTTTGAATCCTATTATATACAGTCTGAGGAACAAAGATATCATGATGGCACTGAGAAAATTACACAGTAAGTTACTGATATGGTGGGAaaacttaaaatag